ACGGATTTCATCAGCTTCTACACCGATGTATTGTAGTGTTTGTCTTTGCGTCGCATGACCAAATAACTTCATCAAATAATACACATCTTTCATTTTTTTATAATACTGATAGCCAAACGTTTTCCGCATACTATGTGTTCCCCAATGATCTGAATCAATCCCACAAGCCTGTGCCGCTTTATGCAAAAACGTATGGGCCATTTGTCTTGTGATTGGCTTATCTCCTTGACGACTTGGAAATAGCCAATCAGAATCAGCTCGATTACTTGTGTACTTCGCAATCTCTTGTTGTAAAACCGTATTGAAATATACTTCTACGGTTGTATCTGTTTTTTCCATTTTAATTTTTATAACATGCTTCCCTCGAACATCTTTTACACGTAATCGTAAAATGTCACTAATGCGTAAACCTGTATTAATTCCAAAATAAAATAAAAAATAATTTCGATATGAGGAATTTTGCAAAAGCCAATCTTTCATTTCTTCAATTTTTTCTATTGAACGAATTGGTTCTTTTGCCCCAGGTTTTCGTCCCCCTTTCGTCATAAAACATGACCTCCTAAAACTATGTTGTAAGATACAATATGTAAAACTTAGTTTAACTATAACTATAATTTGTTAAACTGACAATCTTTTTCTTTTCATTTTATAGCGAAAAAACCAGTAATACCATAGAAAAACGCATGATATCACTGGTTTTTATGAGTTTAACATTTTGTATCTTTTGTAAAATTCATTTATTGGATAAAAAATCCCTTCACGATTTGTGAAGGGGTAGAAGGA
The Bacillus toyonensis BCT-7112 DNA segment above includes these coding regions:
- a CDS encoding tyrosine-type recombinase/integrase gives rise to the protein MTKGGRKPGAKEPIRSIEKIEEMKDWLLQNSSYRNYFLFYFGINTGLRISDILRLRVKDVRGKHVIKIKMEKTDTTVEVYFNTVLQQEIAKYTSNRADSDWLFPSRQGDKPITRQMAHTFLHKAAQACGIDSDHWGTHSMRKTFGYQYYKKMKDVYYLMKLFGHATQRQTLQYIGVEADEIRKTMEDFTL